The following coding sequences are from one Sphingomonadaceae bacterium OTU29LAMAA1 window:
- a CDS encoding NAD(P)/FAD-dependent oxidoreductase, with protein MPAKPYDAIILGAGAAGLMCAAVAGQRGRRVLLVDHADEAGKKIVISGGGRCNFTNIHTAPDRYLSANPHFAKSALGRYTAADFVALVERHGIRWHEKTLGQLFCDGSARQIVAMLLGECEMGRVELALSSPIGDVGHDGNAYTVALPGRTVIAPRLVIATGGPSIPRMGATGFAYDLARRFGLKVVEPRPALVPLTLGGDETLFRTLSGVAAEVVAKAGKASFREAALFTHRGLSGPAILQVSSYWRAREPIAIDFVPDAAADWLLRSKRANPRTTLRRALAATLPDRLAEALAERLEMNTELANTPDRRLDDAARRLSAWRFTPNGSEGYAKAEVTAGGISTADLSSQTLEARKLPGLHAIGEAVDVTGWLGGYNFQWAWASGWAAAQAL; from the coding sequence ATGCCCGCCAAGCCCTATGATGCGATCATCCTCGGTGCCGGTGCCGCCGGCTTGATGTGCGCTGCCGTCGCCGGTCAGCGCGGTCGGCGTGTGCTGTTGGTCGACCACGCCGACGAAGCGGGCAAGAAGATCGTCATTTCCGGCGGCGGTCGATGCAACTTCACCAACATCCACACTGCGCCGGACCGTTATCTATCCGCCAACCCGCATTTCGCGAAATCCGCCCTCGGCCGCTACACCGCCGCGGATTTTGTCGCTCTGGTCGAGCGCCACGGCATTCGCTGGCACGAAAAGACGCTGGGCCAGTTGTTCTGCGACGGCTCGGCGCGACAGATCGTCGCGATGCTGCTCGGCGAATGCGAGATGGGCCGCGTCGAGCTCGCGCTGTCGTCGCCGATCGGCGATGTCGGCCACGACGGTAATGCCTACACCGTCGCCCTCCCCGGCCGGACCGTGATCGCGCCGCGGCTGGTGATCGCCACTGGCGGCCCTTCGATCCCCAGGATGGGCGCCACCGGCTTCGCCTACGACCTCGCGCGCCGGTTCGGGCTGAAGGTGGTCGAGCCGCGCCCCGCGCTGGTGCCGCTGACGCTGGGCGGCGATGAAACGCTGTTCCGCACCTTGTCTGGAGTCGCGGCCGAGGTGGTGGCGAAGGCGGGCAAGGCCAGCTTCCGCGAAGCCGCGCTGTTCACCCATCGCGGCCTGTCCGGCCCGGCGATCCTGCAGGTCTCCAGCTATTGGCGCGCGCGCGAACCGATCGCTATCGACTTCGTGCCCGACGCCGCCGCCGACTGGCTGCTCCGGTCCAAGCGCGCCAACCCCCGCACCACCTTGCGCCGCGCGCTGGCCGCGACGCTGCCCGATCGCCTCGCCGAGGCGCTGGCCGAACGACTGGAGATGAACACCGAACTCGCCAACACGCCCGACCGCCGGCTCGATGACGCCGCCCGCCGGTTGTCGGCCTGGCGCTTCACCCCCAACGGCAGCGAAGGCTATGCCAAGGCGGAGGTCACTGCGGGCGGCATCAGCACCGCCGACCTGTCATCGCAGACGCTGGAGGCGCGCAAGCTTCCGGGACTGCACGCGATCGGTGAAGCGGTCGACGTCACCGGCTGGCTCGGTGGCTACAATTTCCAATGGGCGTGGGCGAGCGGCTGGGCCGCCGCTCAGGCGTTATGA
- a CDS encoding LysR family transcriptional regulator — protein MRYDLNLLPVFVALMEKRSVTRAAERLGMTQPALSNALARLRLMLGDQLFIRERYGILPTPVALALAPTIAEALSQLDDAVLGQQAFDPATAERLLTIAPNGYVEFVLVPAIVGRLQQVAPGIRLRLTPYGNDLGETGVVSGTTALVLGRIIDPPDNLVVQHVMDEGLACVVRADHPTVGDTITREQFETLKHVNIVPPGRMRAGLFQALAQQELKRDVAISVTNFFAVAEMIAVTDYCATLPDLICRRLRHDPRLKVLAAPVDLGTFPVEMAWHVRYRHDPAHRWLRELIGEVAVELSREHGRQ, from the coding sequence ATGCGCTACGACCTCAACCTCCTGCCGGTCTTCGTCGCCCTGATGGAGAAGCGCAGCGTCACGCGCGCGGCAGAACGCCTGGGGATGACGCAGCCGGCGTTGTCGAATGCGCTCGCGCGATTGCGCCTGATGCTCGGCGACCAGCTGTTCATCCGCGAACGCTATGGCATCCTGCCGACGCCCGTCGCCCTGGCACTCGCGCCGACGATCGCCGAGGCGCTGTCGCAGCTCGACGATGCGGTGCTGGGCCAGCAGGCGTTCGATCCCGCCACTGCCGAGCGGCTGCTGACCATCGCCCCCAACGGCTATGTCGAATTCGTGCTGGTGCCGGCGATCGTCGGCCGGCTGCAACAGGTCGCGCCCGGCATCCGGCTGCGCCTGACGCCCTATGGCAACGACCTCGGCGAAACCGGCGTCGTCTCCGGCACCACCGCGCTCGTCCTTGGCCGGATCATCGATCCGCCGGACAACCTCGTCGTCCAGCATGTGATGGACGAAGGCCTGGCTTGCGTTGTCCGCGCCGATCACCCGACCGTCGGCGACACGATCACGCGCGAGCAGTTCGAGACGCTGAAGCACGTCAACATCGTGCCGCCCGGCCGCATGCGCGCCGGCCTGTTCCAGGCGCTCGCGCAGCAAGAGTTGAAGCGCGACGTCGCGATCTCGGTCACCAACTTCTTTGCCGTGGCGGAGATGATTGCGGTGACGGATTACTGCGCGACGCTGCCCGATCTCATCTGCCGCCGCCTCCGCCACGACCCGCGTCTGAAGGTTCTCGCTGCGCCGGTCGATCTAGGCACTTTTCCGGTCGAGATGGCCTGGCACGTTCGCTACCGCCACGATCCGGCACATCGTTGGCTGAGAGAGCTGATCGGCGAAGTCGCAGTCGAGCTCTCACGCGAGCATGGACGGCAATAA
- a CDS encoding DEAD/DEAH box helicase, with protein sequence MPFSSLPPVLAEALVARGYEAPTAVQASVIEPEAVGRDLVVSAQTGSGKTVAFGLAMAGELMADGTLPPPGLPLALIIAPTRELALQVSRELMWLYKGAHARIATCVGGMDASKERRSLSHGAHIVVGTPGRLRDHLERGALDLTALRVAVLDEADEMLDMGFREDLEGILDASPSERRTLMFSATMPRPIVALAKRYQRDALRISTVGEDRGHGDIAYQAVTVAPADIEHAVINLLRFHEAETAMLFCATRDNVRHLHASLVERGFAAVALSGEHSQNERNAALQALRDRRARVCVATDVAARGIDLPSLSLVVHVEMPRDAETLQHRSGRTGRAGKKGTAVLIVPYPRRRRVDMMLKQAKIACDWIPAPSADDIRKQDRERLITTLLAPIEFDDEDRELATRLMAEKSAEDIAAALVHAHRALMPQAEDLLDSANSGAPQQTDRTQGHRPGFEDTVWFQMDIGRRQNADPRWLLPLICRRGHITKAEIGAIRINPNDTIFEVPRTVADRVLASVQRTANPENDEGSLKIVPFTNNPREAGGSGGAPRGPRAPRDNAARPPRTGGAPVRHQAKPYRKGPRG encoded by the coding sequence ATGCCCTTCTCCTCCCTGCCTCCCGTCCTCGCCGAGGCGCTCGTCGCCCGCGGCTATGAAGCCCCCACCGCCGTCCAGGCATCCGTCATCGAACCCGAAGCCGTGGGCCGCGACCTCGTCGTCTCGGCGCAGACCGGCTCGGGCAAGACCGTCGCCTTCGGCCTCGCCATGGCGGGCGAACTCATGGCGGACGGCACCCTGCCCCCGCCCGGCCTGCCGCTCGCGCTCATTATCGCCCCGACCCGCGAACTCGCGTTGCAGGTCAGCCGCGAACTGATGTGGCTCTACAAGGGCGCACACGCCCGCATCGCCACCTGCGTCGGCGGCATGGACGCCAGCAAGGAGCGCCGCTCGCTCAGCCACGGCGCGCATATCGTCGTCGGCACTCCGGGCCGCCTGCGCGACCATCTCGAACGCGGCGCGCTCGACCTGACCGCGTTGCGCGTCGCTGTCCTCGACGAAGCGGACGAAATGCTCGACATGGGCTTCCGCGAAGACCTGGAGGGCATCCTCGACGCCTCGCCTTCCGAACGCCGCACGCTGATGTTCTCTGCGACGATGCCGCGTCCGATCGTCGCGCTCGCCAAGCGCTACCAGCGCGATGCGTTGCGTATCTCGACCGTCGGTGAAGACCGCGGCCACGGCGACATCGCCTATCAGGCGGTCACCGTCGCCCCTGCCGACATCGAACATGCCGTCATCAACCTGCTTCGCTTCCACGAAGCGGAAACGGCGATGCTGTTCTGCGCCACCCGCGACAACGTCCGCCACCTGCACGCCAGTCTCGTCGAGCGTGGTTTCGCTGCGGTCGCGCTGTCCGGCGAGCATAGCCAGAACGAGCGCAACGCGGCGCTTCAGGCCCTTCGCGACCGCCGCGCCCGCGTCTGCGTCGCCACCGACGTCGCCGCCCGTGGTATCGATCTGCCGTCGCTCAGCCTCGTCGTCCATGTCGAGATGCCGCGCGATGCCGAGACGTTGCAGCATCGCTCGGGCCGTACCGGTCGCGCCGGCAAGAAGGGCACGGCGGTGCTCATCGTGCCGTATCCGCGCCGCCGCCGCGTCGACATGATGCTGAAGCAGGCGAAGATCGCCTGCGACTGGATTCCCGCCCCCTCGGCCGACGACATCCGCAAGCAGGATCGCGAGCGCCTCATCACCACGCTCCTCGCGCCGATCGAGTTCGACGACGAGGATCGCGAGCTGGCCACCCGCCTGATGGCGGAGAAGTCGGCGGAGGATATCGCCGCCGCGCTCGTCCACGCCCATCGCGCGCTGATGCCACAAGCGGAAGACCTGCTCGATTCGGCTAACAGCGGTGCCCCGCAGCAGACCGACCGCACCCAGGGCCATCGCCCAGGTTTCGAGGACACCGTCTGGTTCCAGATGGACATCGGCCGCCGCCAGAACGCCGACCCGCGCTGGCTGCTGCCGCTGATCTGCCGCCGCGGCCACATCACCAAGGCCGAGATCGGCGCGATCCGCATCAACCCGAACGACACGATCTTCGAAGTGCCGCGCACCGTCGCCGATCGCGTCCTCGCCAGCGTCCAGCGCACCGCGAACCCGGAAAATGACGAGGGCAGCCTGAAAATAGTCCCCTTCACCAACAACCCCCGCGAAGCCGGCGGCAGCGGCGGCGCCCCCCGCGGCCCGCGCGCTCCGCGCGACAACGCTGCACGCCCGCCCCGCACCGGCGGCGCACCGGTCCGGCATCAGGCGAAGCCCTACCGCAAGGGTCCGCGCGGCTGA
- a CDS encoding TonB-dependent receptor: MASSGLRRILVSGSVLAMACASVGYASAQVVDPQTTTPDAATPTGAATPDTGAGLTNVKAADGDILVTGSRIKQDPNNSALPLQIITNQELTRNGISNPEQLIAFLTTNGSGADNLASNADVTSGAQRGTNGLSAANLRGQGAAATLVLLNGRRVAAHGLSGSAVDVNQIPFAAIERVEVLKDGASAIYGTDAIGGVINFITRKDYKGLGLQAFNDITEAGGGNIYRLSGVAGYGDLAEQGFNVMGAVSYSWNEILRGADRDFVNGNQPNRGLSIDTRGTPIATAFALNNGTFLPRGPAGQIGTLLGGTTGTLGAGGATNVAPLTGLQVPGTATTYGAGGINVLNLPGGAGCETMDGGMAYDAALWNAPSARYACAWDTGRAAVIQQPIQTLTYYARGVVRIAQEHELSLEVTGSNAKSAKSFSNAQVSSNTSNFQVAYPLNALTASSYNAVYNAIAAQFPGVAGNYGKPIAFRWRCVACGPREYKTETKTLRVAAAMEGPLWTAWDYRAGASYARSEAASVLGSGYFYRGTLASGAYDPAAPTAAGAAGPGLAGLINAGILNPFSLTQSDAAIAGLQAVSAFGQTLYGGQYEVKQFDYSIAGPLIRLWGDRSVQLAAGVDYRRETYSFNGSDAAAATAPVIFLAAFDNVNALRQKERTVKAAYAEMLVPILPGLEVTGAVRVDDYTGFGTTTNPKVSIKFRPWEPLMFRGSYNTGFRVPAFNQIFNGVTLSPYSGSDLADPVACPGGVPNSNNPACALIRPEIATGGNLQLGPETAKQFSAGVVIQPGPRFSASVDWWKIDVDDTIQTLSLRQLIDSAALFEDRFIRDGSNTIIGIDDRVINAGSRRTQGLEVAARGGVEALGGVLSTGIDGTLLLKKREKLTPTSPYSGSLIGVFTFAGDLGVRWKHNAFINYANDKVVLSLTQIFRKGYKNFALPGIAAGTVTRPEYNAFVKDYIIYNASVSYIALPGFKITAGVRNLFDTDPPFAVTYDGNTGAGGSWEPRIADPRGRSFTMSVEAKF, encoded by the coding sequence ATGGCGAGCAGTGGTTTGCGTCGGATTCTGGTGAGCGGCAGCGTGCTGGCAATGGCGTGCGCCAGCGTGGGGTATGCAAGCGCACAGGTCGTCGATCCGCAGACGACGACCCCCGATGCCGCGACACCGACCGGCGCCGCTACGCCGGATACGGGCGCGGGCCTGACCAACGTCAAGGCCGCGGATGGCGACATTCTGGTCACGGGATCGCGGATCAAGCAGGATCCGAACAACAGCGCGCTGCCGTTGCAGATCATCACCAACCAGGAATTGACCCGCAACGGCATCAGCAATCCCGAACAGCTGATCGCCTTCCTGACGACCAACGGCAGCGGCGCGGACAATCTCGCGTCGAACGCCGACGTTACCAGCGGTGCGCAGCGCGGCACCAACGGCCTGTCGGCGGCAAATCTGCGCGGGCAGGGCGCGGCGGCGACACTGGTGCTGCTCAACGGCCGCCGCGTCGCGGCGCACGGGCTGTCCGGATCGGCAGTCGACGTCAACCAGATCCCCTTCGCCGCGATCGAGCGGGTCGAGGTGCTGAAGGATGGCGCATCGGCGATCTATGGCACCGATGCGATCGGCGGCGTCATCAACTTCATCACGCGCAAGGATTACAAGGGCCTCGGGCTTCAGGCCTTCAACGACATCACCGAAGCGGGCGGCGGCAATATCTATCGGCTGTCCGGCGTCGCCGGCTATGGCGATCTGGCCGAACAGGGCTTCAACGTGATGGGGGCGGTCAGCTATAGCTGGAACGAGATCCTGCGCGGCGCGGATCGCGACTTCGTCAACGGCAACCAGCCCAATCGCGGTCTGTCGATCGATACGCGCGGCACCCCGATCGCCACTGCATTCGCGTTGAACAACGGGACGTTCCTGCCGCGTGGGCCGGCAGGCCAGATCGGTACGCTGCTCGGCGGCACGACGGGCACGCTGGGTGCGGGCGGGGCCACCAATGTCGCGCCGCTGACCGGGCTTCAGGTGCCGGGCACCGCCACCACTTATGGAGCGGGTGGGATCAACGTCCTCAATCTGCCGGGTGGGGCAGGGTGCGAGACGATGGACGGCGGCATGGCCTATGACGCCGCGCTGTGGAATGCGCCCAGCGCCCGCTACGCCTGTGCATGGGATACGGGCCGGGCTGCGGTGATCCAGCAACCGATCCAGACGCTGACCTATTACGCCCGCGGCGTGGTGCGGATCGCGCAGGAGCACGAACTGTCGCTCGAGGTGACGGGATCGAACGCCAAGTCCGCGAAGAGCTTTTCGAATGCGCAGGTGTCGAGCAATACGTCGAATTTCCAGGTCGCCTATCCGCTGAACGCGTTGACGGCGTCGTCGTACAATGCGGTCTACAACGCGATCGCGGCGCAATTCCCGGGCGTCGCCGGAAATTATGGCAAGCCGATCGCTTTCCGCTGGCGTTGCGTTGCCTGCGGCCCACGCGAGTACAAGACGGAGACCAAGACGCTGCGCGTCGCCGCGGCGATGGAGGGACCGCTGTGGACGGCATGGGATTATCGCGCCGGGGCGTCCTATGCCCGCAGCGAGGCGGCGTCGGTGCTCGGCAGCGGCTATTTCTATCGCGGGACATTGGCCAGCGGCGCTTACGATCCGGCGGCACCGACCGCGGCGGGCGCGGCGGGACCGGGCCTCGCCGGCCTCATCAACGCGGGTATCCTCAACCCTTTCAGTCTGACCCAAAGCGATGCGGCGATCGCCGGATTGCAGGCCGTGTCGGCCTTCGGCCAGACACTGTACGGCGGGCAATATGAGGTAAAGCAGTTCGATTATTCGATCGCCGGGCCGCTGATCCGGCTGTGGGGCGACCGCTCGGTGCAGCTCGCCGCGGGCGTCGATTACCGGCGCGAGACCTATAGTTTCAACGGCTCCGATGCGGCAGCGGCAACCGCTCCGGTCATCTTCCTGGCGGCATTCGACAACGTCAACGCGTTGCGCCAGAAAGAGCGCACGGTGAAGGCGGCTTATGCCGAGATGCTGGTACCGATCCTGCCGGGGCTCGAGGTGACCGGTGCGGTGCGCGTCGACGATTATACCGGCTTCGGCACGACGACCAATCCCAAGGTATCGATCAAGTTCCGTCCGTGGGAACCGCTGATGTTCCGCGGATCCTACAACACCGGATTCCGGGTTCCCGCGTTCAACCAGATCTTCAACGGCGTGACGCTCTCTCCCTATTCGGGCAGCGATCTCGCCGACCCCGTCGCCTGTCCGGGCGGCGTGCCCAACAGCAACAATCCAGCCTGTGCGCTGATCCGTCCGGAGATCGCCACGGGTGGCAATCTGCAGCTCGGACCGGAGACGGCGAAGCAGTTCAGTGCCGGCGTGGTGATCCAGCCGGGGCCGCGGTTCAGCGCGTCGGTGGACTGGTGGAAGATCGATGTCGACGACACGATCCAGACGCTCTCGCTGCGACAACTGATTGATAGCGCTGCGCTGTTCGAGGATCGCTTTATCCGGGATGGCAGCAACACGATCATCGGTATCGACGATCGTGTCATCAACGCCGGCTCGCGCCGCACGCAAGGCCTCGAAGTCGCGGCTCGCGGCGGGGTCGAGGCGCTGGGTGGTGTGCTGTCGACCGGGATCGACGGCACGTTGCTGCTCAAGAAACGCGAGAAGCTGACCCCGACATCGCCCTATAGCGGTAGCCTGATCGGCGTGTTCACCTTTGCCGGCGATCTCGGCGTGCGCTGGAAGCACAATGCGTTCATCAACTATGCCAACGACAAGGTTGTGCTGTCGCTCACGCAGATATTCCGCAAGGGTTACAAAAACTTCGCACTGCCGGGGATCGCAGCGGGCACGGTCACGCGACCCGAATACAATGCGTTCGTGAAGGATTACATCATCTACAACGCCTCGGTCAGCTATATCGCGCTGCCGGGGTTCAAGATCACTGCGGGTGTGCGCAACCTGTTCGACACCGATCCGCCATTCGCCGTTACCTATGACGGCAACACGGGCGCGGGCGGATCGTGGGAGCCTCGCATCGCGGATCCTCGGGGGCGCTCGTTCACGATGAGCGTCGAAGCGAAGTTCTGA
- a CDS encoding beta-lactamase family protein, which produces MLTLLAAAAVQPVATARVTFDRAGIVSTTASGMADIAAGRRMRADDPVRVASISKLVTAIGVLRLVEAKRLNLDADVSGLLGWRLRNPAFPDVPITLRLLLSHRSSLTDRIDYVLPLDADMRAVLADPAAWGVDHAPGTWFRYTNFNFPVIAAVMERATGERFDRLMDRLVLAPLKLDACFNWAACAPGTRARAAVLYRDGVPVKDMDAATACPVTPARDGSCDLASWRAGRNGATFSPQGGLRISAQGLATIGRLLLGQGQVDGVRLLTPRSVALLQKPLWRSDGRNGSGEDGFTCRYGLAVAFLATPEPGCRDDPFGDGGQRLGHAGKAYGLRSGLWIDPGSGTGVAYIATDVPAAPGVRSAYSATEERLAAGR; this is translated from the coding sequence ATGCTGACGCTCCTAGCCGCCGCCGCCGTTCAGCCGGTCGCCACCGCGCGCGTGACGTTCGACCGTGCCGGTATCGTCTCGACCACGGCGTCCGGTATGGCGGACATCGCTGCCGGGCGGCGGATGCGGGCGGACGATCCGGTGCGGGTCGCGTCGATTTCGAAGCTGGTGACCGCGATCGGCGTGCTGCGGCTGGTCGAGGCGAAGCGGCTGAACCTCGATGCCGACGTATCCGGCCTGCTTGGCTGGCGGTTGCGCAACCCGGCCTTTCCGGACGTGCCGATCACGCTGCGGCTGCTGCTGTCGCACCGGTCCAGCCTGACCGACCGGATCGACTATGTCCTGCCGCTGGATGCCGACATGCGAGCGGTGCTCGCCGATCCGGCGGCGTGGGGTGTCGACCATGCGCCGGGAACGTGGTTCCGCTACACCAACTTCAACTTTCCCGTGATCGCGGCCGTCATGGAACGCGCGACGGGGGAGCGGTTCGACCGTTTGATGGATCGGCTGGTGCTGGCGCCGCTGAAGCTGGATGCCTGTTTCAACTGGGCAGCATGCGCTCCGGGGACGCGGGCGCGTGCGGCCGTGCTGTACCGCGACGGGGTGCCGGTGAAGGACATGGATGCGGCCACCGCCTGTCCGGTGACGCCCGCACGGGACGGGTCGTGCGATCTCGCCAGCTGGCGAGCGGGGCGCAACGGAGCGACATTCTCGCCGCAGGGAGGATTGCGGATCTCGGCGCAGGGTCTGGCGACGATCGGACGCCTGCTGCTGGGGCAGGGACAGGTCGATGGCGTCCGGCTGCTGACGCCGCGATCGGTGGCGCTGCTGCAAAAGCCCCTATGGCGGTCGGATGGACGCAACGGTAGCGGCGAGGATGGCTTCACCTGCCGCTACGGGCTGGCGGTGGCGTTTCTGGCAACGCCGGAGCCGGGCTGTCGCGACGATCCGTTCGGTGATGGCGGACAGCGGCTGGGGCATGCCGGCAAGGCTTATGGCTTGCGGTCCGGGCTGTGGATCGATCCGGGATCCGGCACCGGCGTCGCCTATATCGCGACCGACGTGCCGGCAGCGCCTGGCGTGCGATCCGCCTATAGCGCGACCGAGGAACGACTGGCGGCGGGACGATGA
- a CDS encoding amidohydrolase family protein: MRRVAALIALTMPGAAPERVDLLIRGGTVFTGSDAPFVGDVGIRGDRIVYVGRGRSMAANRTIVARGMIVAPGFIDPHTHADGMLASADARTRLVLPFLMQGVTTAFVGNDGGGDPDVAAVLARAKTAPVGINYAAYVGFGAVRSAVVGAARRPPTAGELGRMRSLVARGMCGGALGLSTGLFYAPQSVATTDEVVALAREAATRGGVYDSHIRDESSYTIGLAAAIDEAIRIGRDAGLPVHISHIKALGVDVQGRAPAIVAQVAAARARGQEVTADQYPWSASGTSLVAALVPLWAQDGGRTALLARFADAGVAARLRADISENLRKRGGPAALLITEGAEKGRTLAAVAEARGLDAGAAAIATIRIADPAVASFNQSEADIATFMRQPWVMTGSDASTGHPRVYGTFARKYAKYVVQDRVVSLRSFIERSGRSTAQTFGLVDRGRLRTGAFADVVVFDPRRFAARATYERPEQFAVGVRTVVVNGRIAVDAGRPTGAAAGRALAHRPARGCPAD, from the coding sequence ATGAGGCGCGTTGCCGCACTGATCGCGCTGACCATGCCGGGTGCCGCGCCGGAGCGGGTCGACCTGCTGATCCGCGGCGGCACCGTCTTCACCGGATCGGACGCGCCGTTCGTCGGCGACGTCGGCATCCGCGGCGACCGCATCGTCTACGTCGGTCGGGGCCGATCGATGGCGGCGAACCGGACGATCGTGGCGCGGGGCATGATCGTCGCACCCGGTTTCATCGATCCGCACACGCATGCCGATGGAATGCTTGCGAGCGCCGATGCGCGCACGCGGCTGGTGCTGCCGTTCCTGATGCAGGGCGTGACGACCGCGTTCGTCGGCAACGATGGCGGCGGCGACCCGGACGTGGCGGCGGTGCTGGCCCGTGCAAAGACGGCGCCGGTCGGGATCAACTATGCTGCCTATGTCGGTTTCGGTGCCGTACGCAGCGCTGTCGTCGGTGCTGCGCGGCGCCCGCCGACCGCGGGGGAACTCGGACGGATGCGATCGCTGGTCGCGCGCGGCATGTGCGGCGGCGCATTGGGGCTGTCGACCGGGCTGTTCTACGCCCCGCAAAGCGTCGCCACCACCGACGAAGTCGTGGCGCTGGCGCGTGAGGCGGCGACGCGCGGCGGCGTGTACGACAGCCATATCCGCGACGAATCGAGCTATACGATCGGCCTCGCCGCCGCGATCGACGAGGCGATCCGGATCGGCCGCGATGCCGGCCTGCCGGTGCATATCAGCCATATCAAGGCACTCGGGGTCGACGTCCAGGGCCGCGCGCCGGCGATCGTCGCCCAGGTGGCGGCGGCGCGCGCCCGCGGACAGGAGGTGACCGCCGACCAATATCCGTGGAGCGCATCGGGCACCAGTCTGGTCGCCGCGCTGGTGCCGCTGTGGGCGCAGGATGGCGGCCGGACGGCGCTGCTGGCGCGCTTCGCTGATGCGGGCGTGGCGGCGCGGCTGCGCGCGGACATATCCGAGAACCTGCGCAAGCGCGGCGGTCCGGCGGCGCTGCTGATCACCGAAGGCGCGGAAAAGGGACGAACGCTCGCGGCGGTGGCGGAGGCGCGGGGGCTGGATGCGGGGGCGGCGGCGATCGCGACGATCCGGATCGCCGATCCTGCCGTCGCGTCGTTCAACCAGAGCGAGGCGGACATCGCGACCTTCATGCGCCAGCCATGGGTGATGACCGGATCGGACGCCTCGACCGGGCATCCGCGCGTGTACGGCACCTTCGCACGCAAATATGCGAAATACGTGGTGCAGGATCGCGTGGTGTCGCTGCGGTCGTTCATCGAACGCAGCGGCAGGTCGACCGCGCAAACCTTCGGGCTGGTCGATCGCGGCCGGTTGCGCACGGGCGCGTTTGCCGATGTCGTGGTCTTCGATCCGCGCCGGTTCGCGGCCCGCGCCACCTACGAGCGGCCGGAGCAATTCGCGGTGGGCGTGCGGACGGTGGTCGTCAACGGCAGGATCGCCGTCGACGCCGGCCGTCCGACCGGCGCGGCGGCGGGCCGGGCGCTGGCGCATCGTCCGGCGCGCGGCTGTCCTGCCGATTGA
- a CDS encoding YaiI/YqxD family protein — protein sequence MGVRILVDADACPVKDEIYKVAWRREVPVTIVSNSHFRVPVHPLVTRVVVSDSFDAADDWIAEQADAQAVVITADILLADRALKAGATVLSPTGKPFTAASIGGAIATRAIMADLRAGGDQLSGPKPFAAADRSRFLQALDTALVKLMR from the coding sequence ATGGGCGTCCGTATCCTCGTCGATGCGGACGCCTGTCCGGTGAAGGACGAAATCTACAAGGTCGCCTGGCGCCGAGAGGTGCCGGTGACCATCGTCAGCAACAGCCACTTCCGCGTACCGGTCCACCCGCTGGTGACGCGCGTGGTGGTGAGCGACAGCTTCGACGCCGCCGACGACTGGATCGCCGAACAGGCCGATGCGCAGGCAGTGGTCATCACCGCCGACATCCTGCTCGCCGACCGCGCGCTGAAAGCCGGCGCGACGGTACTGAGCCCGACGGGCAAACCCTTCACGGCGGCATCGATCGGCGGAGCTATCGCGACGCGGGCAATCATGGCCGATTTGCGGGCGGGCGGGGATCAGCTTAGCGGGCCGAAGCCGTTTGCGGCAGCGGACCGGAGCCGGTTCTTGCAGGCGCTGGATACTGCGCTGGTGAAGTTGATGCGCTAA